DNA from Oncorhynchus keta strain PuntledgeMale-10-30-2019 unplaced genomic scaffold, Oket_V2 Un_contig_4135_pilon_pilon, whole genome shotgun sequence:
CCTTGGCTCCTCTCTCCTTGGTATAGGCTACCAAACCAGTCCACTGCAGTGATAATGTCCCTACGGTCGGCCTCAGCTCTGGGTCTGTGTCGCTGTCTGCTGGCTGTCCTGGTGGTCCTGGGGCTGTCCAGCCGGGCAGAGGGCCAGCCATGCCCGGCACAGTGCTCCTGTTCCGGATCTACTGTGGACTGTCACGGCCAGGGTCTCCGCAGCGTTCCCAGGAATATACCACGCAATGCAGAGAGACTGTGAGTATATACAGTAGTCACTATATAGTTTATTGTCTCCCCTCCCTGAAGGCTATaatatagaccaggggtattaggactgtagtctctatatagtttattgtctcccctccctgaaggctataatatagaccaggggtattaggactgtagtcactatatagtttaatatataataatataataatataataatataataatatataataataatatatgccatttagcagacgcttttatccaaagcgacttacagtcatgtgtgcatacattctacgtatgggtggtcccggggatcgaacccactaccctggcgttacaagcgccatgctctaccaactgagctacagaaggaccactacagAAGGATTGTCTCCCCTCCCTGGTGGTGTCCAACCAGGGGTATTAGGAGGGGTATTAGGACCTATCCACAGGTTGTACTGGAGAAGACTCATTGCTGGTAAAATTGCTCATTGCTGGTAAAATTCACATGAAGTCGGTGGTACAGTAACCttaaaaaggttgggaaccaacCATCCTAATATATTGATaatagtattttttatttattttacctttatttaaccaggcaagtcagttaagaacacattcttattttcaatgacggcctgggaacagtgggttaactgcctgttcaggggcagaacgacagatttgtaccttgtaccttgtcagctcgggggtttgaacgcgcaaccttccggttactagtccaacgctctaaccactaggctacgctgccgccccgccCCTACAACAGAATCCTCCAAAAACAAAGTCCATTCTGATGAAGTGGTTCTCACAACAGAACCACAGAATAACCTCGTGGCTCGTTTTTATAAGAAGTGGCGCAGAAAATGGTTCCCATCGGTATCGGACAGTTGATTTAATTTGACCCGTTTTAAAGTCGGTTCATGAAGTTTACGGGTTTATGTTTTGACGTCTCGGGCGAAAACCCTCAGtccgaaacacacacacgcacacacacacacacgcacacgcacacgcacgcgcacacacacacacacacacacacacacacacacacacacacacacacacacacacacacacacacacacacacacacacacacacacacgcgcacacacacacacacacacacacacacacacacacacacacacacacacacacacacacacacacacacacacacacacacagagctcgaACTAATCAAAAACGGATTTAGTGAATGTACTTTTAAGCTAATAAATCCTGTAGGAGAGTTTTTCTACCCGCTGTGGAGATGGATGTGGTTTTGTTAAACTAAAACATTTTCATTTACCTGTCAACAGATTGAACGAACGATCTCCTAATGTCGCCTCCGACAATTAAACTGTAGCACCTtgctttatcctgctcatcgttatctcatcattcctttatcctgctcatcgttatctcaccattcctttatcctaCTCATCGTTTCATAGGTTTgaattatctcatcattcctttatcctgctcatcgttatctcaccattcctttatcctactcatcgttatctcatcattcctttatcctgctcatcgttatctcatcattcctttatcctgctcatcgtttcataggtttgaattatctcatcattcctttatcctgctcatcgttatctcatcattcctttatcctgctcatcgttatctcatcattcctttatcctgctcatcgttatctcatcattcctttatcctgctcatcgttatctcaccattcctttatcctgctcatcgttatctcatcattcctttatcctgctcatcgttatctcatcattcctttatcctgctcatcgttatctcatcattcctttatcctgctcatcgttatctcatcattcctttatcctgctcatcgttatctcatcattcctttatcctgctcatcgttatctcatcattcctttatcctgctcatcgttatctcatcattcctttatcctgctcatcgtttcataggtttgaattatctcatcattcctttatcctgctcatcgttatctcatcattcctttatcctgctcatcgttatctcaccattcctttatcctgctcatcgtttcataggtttgaattatctcatcattcctttatcctgctcatcgttatctcatcattcctttatcctgctcatcgttatctcaccattcctttatcctgctcatcgttatctcaccattcctttatcctgctcatcgcttcataggtttgaattatctcatcattcctttttcctgctcatcgttatctcatcattcctttatcctgctcatcgttatctcataattcctttatcctgctcatcgttatctcatcattcctttatcatgctcatcgttatctcatcattcctttatcctgctcatcgttatctcatcattcctttatcctgctcatcgttatctcatcattcctttatcatgctcatcgttatctcatcattcctttatcctgctcatcgttatctcatcattcctttatcctgctcatcgttatctcatcattgctttatcctgctcatcgttatctcatcattcctttatcctgctcatcgtttcataggtttgaattatctcatcattcctttatcctgctcatcgttatctcatcattcctttatcctgctcatcgtttcataggtttgaattatctcatcattcctttatcctgctcatcgttatctcaccattcctttatcctgctcatcgttatctcatcattcctttatcctgctcatcgttatctcatcattcctttatcctgctcatcgtttcataggtttgaattatctcatcattcctttatcctgctcatcgttatctcaccattcctttatcctgctcatcgttatctcaccattcctttatcctgctcatcgttatctcaccattcctttatcctgctcatcgttatctcatcattcctttatcctgctcatcgttatctcatcattcctttatcctgctcatcgttatctcatcattcctttatcctgctcatcgttatctcatcattcctttatcctgctcatcgttatctcatcattcctttatcctgctcatcgttatctcatcattcctttatcctgctcatcgttatctcatcattcctttatcctgctcatatttatctcatcattcctttatcctgctcatcgtttcataggtttgaattatctcatcattcctttatcctgctcatcgttatctcatcattcctttatcctgctcatcttttcataggtttgaattatctcaccattcctttatcctgctcatcgttatctcaccattcctttatcctgctcatcgttatctcaccattcctttatcctgctcatcgtttcgtaggtttgaattatctcaccattcctttatcctgctcatcgttatctcaccattcctttatcctgctcatcgtttcgtaggtttgaattatctcaccattcctttatcctgctcatcgttatctcaccattcctttatcctgctcatcgtttcgtaggtttgaattatctcaccattcctttatcctgctcatcgttatctcatcattcctttatcctgctcatcgcttcataggtttgaattatctcaccattcctttatcctgctcatcgttatctcaccattcctttatcctgctcatcgttatctcaccattcctttatcctgctcatcgtttcgtaggtttgaattatctcaccattcctttatcctgctcatcgttatctcaccattcctttatcctgctcatcgttcgtaggtttgaattatctcaccattcctttatcctgctcatcgttatctcaccattcctttatcctgctcatcgtttcgTAGGTTTggttatctcaccattcctttatcctgctcatcgttatctcaccattactttatcctgctcatcgtttcgtaggtttgaattatctcaccattcctttatcctgctcatggttatctcaccattccttatcctgctcatcgttatctcatcattcctttatcctgctcatcgttatctcatcattcctttatcctgctcatcgttctcatcattcctttatcctgctcattgTTATCTCATCaatcctttatcctgctcatcgttctTAGGTTTGAATTATCTCATCGTTTTCTTTATCCTGCTctgttatctcatcattcctttatcctgctcatcgttatctcatcattcctttatcctgctcatcgttatctcaccattcctttatgTCTGTAGGCTGACTTCTCTGATCTGTAATGGAAAGGTGAACATGTCCACCTGAATACCTGTCCACCTGAATACCTGTCCACCTGAATACCTGTCCACCTGAATACCTGTCCACCTGAATACCTGTCCACCTGAATACCTGTCCACCTGAGATTCTCCTCCATCGCTTGTTATAAATTCAGTCATTTAATTGTGGCCTAAATAACGTCAATAACCAGGGTAATACTGGCACAGTGTAGGTTGTGTGTTATTCAAATCTGTTTTTTAGAACATGTTTTAAATATGAATGATTGATTATTTATGTTTGTTTCCATATTGTAACTCATCGCTTCGCCTTGTTTCCCAGGGATCTGAACGCTAATAATCTGACTAAAATCACCAAGGCCGACTTCGCTGGACTGAGGAATCTGCGTGTGCTGTAAGTAGTCggctatagttattaccacgggaacctatagttattaccacggaacCTGGAGTTATTAcaacggaacctatagttattacaacgggaacctacagttattacaacgggaacctatagttattaccacgggaacctatagttattacaactggaacccctatagttattaccacggaacctatagttattaccggAACCTAtggttattaccacgggaacctatagttattacaacggaacctatagttattacaacggaacCTAGTTATTACAACGGAACCTATGGACATagttatagttattacaacgggaacctttAGTTATTACCaccggaacctatagttattaccatcAGGAACCTTTTAGTTATTAccacggaacctatagttattaccacgggaaccatAGTtgtacaacgggaacctatagtgattacaacggaacctatagttattacaacgggaaccttttagttattaccacggaacctatagttattaccacggaacctatagttattaccacgggaacctatagttattaccacggggaacctttagttattacaacgggaacctatagttattaccacgggaacctatagttattacaacgggaacctttagttattacaacgggaacccaTAGTTGTTACataacgggaacctatagttattacaacgaacctatagttattaccacgggaacctttAGTTATTACCACAGGAACCTGGTTATTACaaggggaacctatagttattacaacgggaacctatagttattacaacggaacctatagttattacaacgggaacctatagttattacaacgggaacctatagttattacaacggaacctttagttattaccacggaacctatagttattaccacgggaacctatataGTTATTACAATCGGAACCTATAGTGATTAccacggaacctatagttattaccacggaacctatagttattaccacggaacctatagttattaccacgggaacctttAGTTATTACAatgggaacctatagttattaccacgggaacctatagttattacaacgggaacctttagttattacaacgggaacctatagttattacaacgggaacctatagttattacaacgggaacctatagttattacaacgggaacctatagttattaccacgggaaccttttagttattaccacgggaacctatagttattaccacgggaacctatagttattaccacgggaacctatagttattacaacgggaacctatagttattacaacgggaacctatagttattaccacgggaacctatagttattacaaggggaacctatagttattaccacgggaacctatagttattacaacaggaacctatagttattacaacgggaacctatagttattaccacgggaacctatagttattaccacgggaacctatagttattacaacgggaacctatagttattaccacgggaacctatagttattaccacgggaacctatagttattacaacgggaacctatagttattaccacgggaacctatagttattacaacgggaacctatagttattaccac
Protein-coding regions in this window:
- the LOC127924504 gene encoding slit homolog 2 protein-like — protein: MSLRSASALGLCRCLLAVLVVLGLSSRAEGQPCPAQCSCSGSTVDCHGQGLRSVPRNIPRNAERLDLNANNLTKITKADFAGLRNLRVL